A region from the Janthinobacterium agaricidamnosum genome encodes:
- a CDS encoding FKBP-type peptidyl-prolyl cis-trans isomerase: MKSVFQMIATLACAVALTACGAAANTEKPVVLDPNTQVKELTITDTVTGTGTAAAAGDTLLVTYTGWLYDASKPGNKGVQFDASPAGSGFTFPLGVGRVILGWDRGLVGMQVGGTRTLAIPYDLGYGKAGSPPKIPGYAGLLFEIKLVSVTKK, encoded by the coding sequence ATGAAATCGGTATTTCAAATGATCGCCACCCTCGCTTGCGCCGTGGCCCTGACCGCTTGCGGTGCCGCTGCCAACACCGAGAAACCGGTCGTGCTCGATCCGAATACGCAAGTGAAAGAACTGACCATTACCGATACGGTGACCGGCACCGGCACGGCGGCGGCAGCGGGCGACACCTTGCTGGTGACTTACACGGGCTGGCTGTATGACGCAAGCAAGCCGGGCAACAAGGGCGTGCAGTTCGATGCGAGCCCGGCAGGCAGCGGTTTTACTTTCCCTCTGGGTGTCGGCCGGGTCATCCTGGGCTGGGACCGCGGCCTGGTCGGCATGCAGGTCGGCGGCACGCGCACCCTGGCCATTCCGTATGACCTCGGTTATGGCAAGGCCGGCAGCCCGCCGAAGATTCCTGGCTACGCCGGCTTGCTGTTCGAGATCAAGCTGGTGAGCGTGACGAAAAAATAA
- a CDS encoding potassium transporter Kup → MTSEHKKSGLAGLTLAAVGIVYGDIGTSPLYTLKTVFDPAHGLALSPENLLGIVSLIFWGLTLIVSLKYVTLVLRADNRGEGGIMALMALVLSSVSRLSRWHFPLMVIGVFGATLFYGDSVITPAISVLSAIEGLEVATPAFSPYVVPLTIAVLVGLYSVQSHGTAGIGRYFAPVMVLWFAALAGMGVVNIIKSPAVLAALNPLHAATFLMNNGFVAFVALGAVVLALTGAEALYADMGHFGKKPIRLAWFLIAFPALALNYLGQGGLLLAHPEAVSNPFYQQLGAWSVYPLVILSTMATVIASQATISGTFSMTKQAIALGFLPRMRVRHTSESEIGQIYIPAVNWLQLAVVLLAVIGFGSSENLAAAYGIAVTATMLSTTILTFFVIRYRWKMNLALCWAATGFFLIIDINLVSATALKLFHGGWFPLLLGSILFIVMLTWKRGRQLVFQNLEKHAIPLNDFLSSLFIAPPLRVPGTAIFLRGETDGVPHALLHNLLHNKVLHERVIFLTVFMHEEPWVAPSERVRVVELGHQCYQVNVHYGFKDEPDIPAALAQCAQQGLDFEMMETSFFIARQTIISTPGAGMMPWREHLFVTMSRNARTAADYYQIPSNRVIELGTQVEI, encoded by the coding sequence TTGACGTCGGAACATAAAAAAAGCGGCCTGGCCGGCTTGACGCTGGCGGCCGTCGGGATCGTTTACGGCGATATCGGCACCAGCCCGCTGTACACCCTGAAGACGGTCTTCGACCCGGCCCACGGCCTGGCGCTCTCGCCCGAGAATTTGCTGGGCATCGTTTCGCTGATTTTCTGGGGCCTGACGCTGATCGTCTCGCTCAAGTACGTGACCCTGGTGCTGCGCGCCGACAACCGCGGCGAGGGCGGCATCATGGCCCTGATGGCGCTGGTGCTGTCGTCCGTCAGCCGCCTGTCGCGCTGGCATTTTCCGCTGATGGTGATCGGCGTCTTTGGCGCCACCCTGTTCTATGGCGACAGCGTGATCACGCCGGCCATTTCCGTGCTGTCGGCGATCGAAGGCCTGGAAGTGGCCACGCCCGCCTTCAGTCCCTACGTGGTGCCGCTGACCATCGCCGTGCTGGTGGGCCTGTATTCCGTGCAGTCGCACGGCACGGCCGGCATCGGCCGCTATTTTGCCCCCGTCATGGTGCTGTGGTTTGCCGCGCTGGCGGGCATGGGCGTGGTCAACATCATCAAGTCGCCCGCCGTCCTGGCCGCACTCAATCCCCTGCACGCGGCGACCTTCCTGATGAATAACGGCTTCGTTGCCTTCGTCGCCCTGGGCGCCGTGGTGCTGGCGCTGACGGGTGCCGAGGCGCTGTACGCCGACATGGGCCACTTCGGCAAGAAACCGATCCGCCTGGCCTGGTTCCTGATCGCCTTCCCCGCGCTGGCGCTGAACTACCTGGGCCAGGGTGGCTTGCTGCTGGCCCATCCCGAAGCCGTCTCGAATCCGTTTTACCAGCAGCTGGGCGCGTGGAGCGTGTATCCGCTGGTGATTTTGTCGACCATGGCTACCGTGATCGCCTCGCAGGCCACCATTTCCGGCACCTTCTCGATGACCAAGCAAGCGATCGCGCTGGGTTTCCTGCCGCGCATGCGCGTGCGCCACACGTCGGAAAGCGAAATCGGGCAGATCTACATCCCCGCCGTGAACTGGCTGCAGCTGGCCGTGGTGCTGCTGGCCGTCATCGGCTTCGGCTCCTCGGAAAACCTGGCCGCCGCCTACGGCATTGCGGTCACGGCCACGATGCTGTCGACCACCATCCTGACCTTCTTCGTCATCCGTTACCGCTGGAAGATGAACCTGGCCCTGTGCTGGGCCGCCACGGGCTTTTTCCTGATCATCGACATCAACCTGGTGTCGGCGACCGCCTTGAAACTGTTCCACGGCGGCTGGTTCCCGCTGCTGCTGGGTTCGATCTTGTTCATCGTCATGCTGACCTGGAAACGGGGCCGCCAGCTGGTGTTCCAGAACCTGGAAAAGCATGCGATTCCGCTCAACGATTTCCTTTCGTCGCTGTTCATCGCGCCGCCGCTGCGCGTCCCCGGCACGGCCATCTTCCTGCGTGGCGAAACGGATGGCGTGCCGCATGCGCTGCTGCATAACTTGCTGCATAACAAGGTTCTGCACGAGCGCGTGATTTTCCTCACCGTCTTCATGCATGAAGAGCCGTGGGTGGCGCCATCGGAGCGCGTGCGCGTGGTGGAGCTGGGCCACCAGTGCTACCAGGTCAACGTGCATTACGGCTTCAAGGATGAACCGGACATTCCGGCTGCGCTGGCGCAGTGCGCGCAGCAGGGACTGGACTTCGAGATGATGGAAACGTCGTTCTTTATCGCGCGCCAGACTATCATCTCGACGCCGGGCGCCGGCATGATGCCGTGGCGCGAGCACCTGTTCGTCACCATGTCGCGCAATGCGCGCACGGCGGCCGACTACTATCAGATCCCGAGCAACCGGGTAATCGAACTGGGCACGCAGGTGGAAATCTAG
- a CDS encoding GNAT family N-acetyltransferase yields MISWQWNTFDELGPHDLYQVLALRQRVFVIEQQCIYPDLDGHDQQAMHLLGWQTADGQRRLAAYLRVLAPGAKYVEMSLGRVLTAPEARSSGAGKQLLLEGIARAERQHPGHAIRIGAQHYLERFYQSFGFVTVSAPYDEDGIQHVDMLRAEPAA; encoded by the coding sequence ATGATCAGCTGGCAATGGAACACGTTCGACGAACTCGGCCCCCACGATTTGTACCAGGTGCTGGCCTTGCGCCAGCGCGTGTTCGTCATCGAACAGCAGTGCATTTATCCGGACCTGGACGGCCATGACCAGCAGGCGATGCACTTGCTGGGCTGGCAAACGGCCGATGGCCAGCGCCGGCTGGCCGCCTACCTGCGCGTGCTGGCGCCGGGCGCCAAGTATGTGGAAATGTCGCTGGGCCGCGTGCTGACGGCGCCCGAGGCGCGCAGCAGCGGCGCCGGCAAGCAGTTGTTGCTTGAGGGCATCGCGCGGGCCGAGCGCCAGCATCCGGGCCACGCCATCCGCATCGGCGCACAGCACTATCTGGAACGCTTTTATCAATCGTTCGGCTTTGTCACCGTCAGCGCGCCGTATGACGAAGACGGCATCCAGCACGTCGACATGCTGCGCGCGGAGCCAGCGGCATGA
- a CDS encoding diphthine--ammonia ligase: MTTALISWSGGKDSCLALWRARNAGMDVPLLITAMDEDGRKSRSHGVPPELLEAQAASLGARLQRYHASWASYEEQFVATLRAAKAEGIEHAIFGDIDLQPHRDWEEKVCAVAGLTAHLPLWGEARRALVDEFLAAGFKAIVVCINGQHLPREFCGREFDAAFLADLPPGVDACGENGEFHTFVYDGPAFSAPVALRRTQVLQYDAPAKLGGATYYFQELAPA, encoded by the coding sequence ATGACGACGGCCTTGATTTCCTGGAGCGGCGGCAAGGATTCCTGCCTAGCCCTGTGGCGCGCCCGCAACGCCGGCATGGACGTGCCGCTGTTGATCACGGCCATGGATGAAGATGGCCGCAAGTCGCGCTCGCACGGCGTGCCGCCCGAGTTGCTCGAAGCGCAGGCGGCCAGCCTGGGCGCGCGCCTGCAGCGCTATCACGCCAGCTGGGCCAGCTATGAAGAACAGTTCGTCGCCACGCTGCGCGCGGCCAAGGCCGAGGGCATCGAGCACGCCATCTTCGGCGACATCGACCTGCAGCCGCACCGCGACTGGGAAGAAAAAGTCTGCGCGGTCGCCGGCCTGACGGCGCACCTGCCGCTGTGGGGCGAAGCGCGGCGCGCGCTGGTCGACGAATTTCTCGCCGCCGGCTTCAAGGCTATCGTCGTGTGCATCAATGGCCAGCATCTGCCACGCGAATTTTGCGGGCGCGAGTTCGACGCCGCCTTCCTGGCCGACCTGCCGCCCGGCGTCGATGCCTGCGGCGAAAACGGCGAATTCCACACCTTCGTCTACGACGGCCCCGCCTTCAGCGCCCCCGTGGCGCTGCGCCGCACGCAAGTGCTGCAATATGACGCGCCGGCCAAGCTGGGCGGCGCCACGTATTACTTCCAGGAGCTGGCGCCCGCTTAA
- a CDS encoding LysR family transcriptional regulator, which translates to MDKLQAMQLFRRVAELGSFRRAADELDLSASYVSRRIGQLEQELGGRLMTRTTRQLALTETGAAYLEHCRKLLDELAQAEDMVAHSTAHVTGRLRINAPLTLGVGELAEGLADFMADWPALRLDVDLKDEYVDLAAANYDLGFRVTTALTDSSYVARHIHDYRLHICCAPAYLERHGPLAEPTDLTRQRCFIYSHALFGSRWPLRHAGPHSDIEVPNWVRTNNTLFMRSLILRGLGIGILPTFVCREELASGALVELFPEIERPSLALFAIYPSRQLVAPRVTRCIEHLKQWYAQRYPTPGA; encoded by the coding sequence ATGGATAAATTGCAGGCGATGCAGCTGTTTCGCCGCGTGGCCGAGCTGGGCAGCTTTCGCCGCGCGGCCGATGAACTGGACTTGTCGGCCTCGTACGTGAGCCGGCGCATCGGCCAGCTGGAGCAGGAACTGGGCGGGCGCCTGATGACGCGCACCACGCGCCAGCTGGCCCTGACGGAAACGGGCGCCGCCTATCTCGAGCACTGCCGCAAGCTGCTCGACGAGCTGGCGCAGGCGGAGGACATGGTGGCCCATTCCACGGCGCACGTGACGGGCCGCCTGCGCATCAACGCGCCGCTGACATTGGGCGTGGGCGAGCTGGCCGAGGGCCTGGCCGATTTCATGGCCGACTGGCCCGCGCTGCGCCTCGATGTCGACCTGAAGGATGAATATGTCGACCTGGCGGCCGCCAATTACGACCTGGGCTTTCGCGTCACCACCGCGCTCACCGATTCGAGCTATGTGGCGCGCCACATCCACGACTACCGCCTGCACATCTGCTGCGCGCCCGCCTACCTGGAACGCCACGGCCCCTTGGCCGAACCCACGGACCTGACGCGCCAGCGCTGCTTCATCTACAGCCACGCCCTGTTCGGCAGCCGCTGGCCACTGCGCCATGCGGGGCCGCACAGCGATATCGAAGTGCCGAACTGGGTGCGCACCAACAACACGCTGTTCATGCGCAGCCTGATCCTGCGCGGCCTGGGCATCGGCATCCTGCCCACCTTTGTCTGCCGCGAGGAACTGGCCAGCGGCGCCCTGGTCGAGCTGTTTCCGGAAATCGAGCGCCCCAGCCTGGCGCTGTTCGCCATCTACCCGTCGCGCCAGCTGGTGGCGCCCCGCGTGACGCGCTGCATCGAGCACCTGAAGCAGTGGTATGCGCAGCGCTATCCCACGCCGGGGGCGTGA
- the rarD gene encoding EamA family transporter RarD: MNPGMLYASLAFLCWGLFPLYFHAIGEIAPQEILAHRMVWSLLFLGIVLTVRRQWSWLGALKGQPQVVASFVASAFLLSANWFIYIWAVNNGHVVDASLGYFITPLINVMLGFLLLHERLRRLQWLAIGLAACGVAWLTWQAGQVPWIALLLAATFGGYGLLRKTAALGALEGLSFETLILFPLALAYMLWLAWHGQSGFVNTDSTATRALLLASGPITAIPLLLFAAGARRLPLAVLGLLQYIAPTGQLLIGVWVFHESFTPERMLGFLVIWTALGLYAAEGLWSSRRARLAA; this comes from the coding sequence ATGAATCCAGGCATGTTGTACGCCTCCCTCGCCTTCCTGTGCTGGGGCCTGTTTCCCCTGTATTTCCACGCCATCGGCGAGATTGCACCACAGGAAATCCTGGCGCACCGCATGGTCTGGTCGCTGTTGTTTCTAGGCATCGTGCTGACCGTGCGCCGCCAATGGAGCTGGCTGGGCGCCCTGAAAGGCCAGCCGCAGGTGGTGGCCAGCTTCGTCGCCAGCGCGTTTTTGCTGTCCGCCAACTGGTTCATCTATATCTGGGCCGTCAACAACGGCCACGTGGTCGACGCCAGCCTCGGCTACTTCATTACGCCCCTGATCAATGTCATGCTGGGCTTTTTGCTGCTGCACGAACGCCTGCGCCGCCTGCAGTGGCTGGCCATCGGCCTGGCCGCCTGCGGCGTGGCCTGGCTCACTTGGCAGGCGGGGCAAGTACCATGGATCGCCCTGCTGCTGGCCGCCACGTTCGGCGGCTATGGCTTGCTGCGCAAGACGGCCGCGCTGGGCGCGCTGGAAGGCTTGTCGTTCGAAACCCTGATTTTATTTCCCCTGGCGCTGGCCTACATGCTGTGGCTGGCCTGGCATGGCCAGAGCGGCTTCGTCAATACGGATTCCACCGCCACGCGCGCGCTGCTGCTGGCGTCCGGCCCCATCACGGCCATTCCCCTGCTGCTGTTCGCCGCCGGCGCGCGCCGCCTGCCGCTGGCCGTGCTGGGGCTATTGCAATACATCGCCCCCACGGGCCAGCTCCTGATCGGCGTATGGGTCTTCCACGAATCGTTCACGCCCGAACGCATGCTGGGCTTCCTCGTCATCTGGACGGCGCTGGGCCTGTATGCGGCCGAAGGCCTGTGGAGTAGCCGCCGCGCGCGCCTGGCCGCCTGA